One Janthinobacterium sp. TB1-E2 genomic region harbors:
- a CDS encoding sulfate/molybdate ABC transporter ATP-binding protein: protein MQLDLDIRATLRSGKRRFDLQVQCTSGSQRIAMYGPSGAGKSMTLKAIAGLFTPDEGHIRLNGRTLFDSAAGINLPPQQRNVAYLFQDYALFPHLTVRQNVGFGLSRGWFNPRAREKLQKVEHWLDAFHLQELAHQFPDELSGGQRQRVALARALVAEPSALLLDEPFAALDPALRVKMRLELSQWQQRLDVPMILITHDPEDARILGEHVLYLRDGQIDNREDHMALGERIG, encoded by the coding sequence ATGCAACTCGACCTCGACATCCGCGCCACCTTGCGCTCCGGCAAACGCCGCTTCGACCTGCAGGTGCAATGTACGTCCGGCAGCCAGCGCATCGCCATGTATGGCCCGTCCGGCGCCGGCAAGAGCATGACCCTGAAAGCCATTGCCGGACTCTTCACGCCGGACGAAGGCCATATCCGCCTGAACGGGCGCACCTTGTTCGACTCGGCCGCCGGCATCAATTTGCCGCCGCAGCAGCGCAATGTCGCCTACCTGTTCCAGGATTACGCGCTGTTCCCGCACCTGACGGTGCGCCAGAACGTGGGCTTTGGCCTGAGCCGCGGCTGGTTCAATCCGCGCGCGCGCGAAAAATTACAGAAGGTCGAGCATTGGCTCGACGCCTTCCACTTGCAGGAACTGGCGCACCAGTTCCCCGACGAGTTGTCCGGAGGCCAGCGCCAACGGGTGGCGCTGGCGAGGGCGCTCGTGGCCGAGCCGTCCGCGCTGCTGCTCGACGAGCCGTTCGCCGCCCTCGATCCGGCCCTGCGTGTCAAAATGCGGCTGGAACTGAGCCAGTGGCAACAGCGTCTGGACGTGCCCATGATCCTGATCACGCACGATCCGGAAGATGCGCGCATCCTGGGCGAGCACGTGCTGTACTTGCGCGACGGACAGATCGATAACAGGGAAGACCACATGGCATTGGGTGAACGCATTGGATAA
- a CDS encoding UdgX family uracil-DNA binding protein (This protein belongs to the uracil DNA glycosylase superfamily, members of which act in excision repair of DNA. However, it belongs more specifically to UdgX branch, whose founding member was found to bind uracil in DNA (where it does not belong), without cleaving it, appears to promote DNA repair by a pathway involving RecA, rather than base excision.) codes for MSTVVRLAQSFDEWRAAARELIALGVPPADVAWQSRPGDGDLFSAAPDATDTSAPLLRLPRPLVELLESAACFNVPDRWAFLYQVLWRWQQGQHDVMSPADADGARLHAMVKAVHREEHDMHAYVRFRERPECEGAPRFVAWFEPVHEVLPQVARHFARRMGATSWMIATPAASMLWDGTTLHAGPALMQGAADIDDAGEALWLTYYRSIFNPARVNADLLHSHIPSRFWKNLPEGGIVPAMLSGAANGERRTGQTASVGQRSGATMIPIAAERAQPVREVATSLDQCRRCELWKSATQAVPGIGPAQARIMLVGEQPGDQEDLAGLPFVGPAGALLEQAMQEAGMARDSIYLTNAVKHFKWEPRGKRRLHKTPAQREILACHGWLEEEIERVQPQVIVALGSTALKSILQDGAASMTPLIGTPVQHAGRSVIAAYHPAYVLRAPDESSRRQAYAVIVAGLRQALRLEQDSHHSVVAGTSCPSSRRA; via the coding sequence ATGAGTACGGTGGTGCGGCTGGCGCAGTCGTTCGACGAGTGGCGCGCGGCGGCACGCGAACTGATCGCGCTTGGCGTGCCACCTGCCGACGTTGCCTGGCAGTCGCGTCCCGGCGATGGCGACCTGTTTTCCGCCGCGCCGGATGCGACGGATACCAGCGCGCCACTGCTGCGCCTGCCGCGTCCCCTGGTGGAATTGCTGGAAAGCGCCGCCTGCTTCAACGTGCCTGACCGCTGGGCCTTTTTGTACCAGGTGCTGTGGCGCTGGCAGCAGGGCCAGCACGACGTGATGTCGCCGGCCGACGCGGACGGCGCGCGCCTGCACGCCATGGTCAAGGCCGTGCACCGCGAGGAGCACGACATGCATGCGTATGTGCGCTTTCGCGAGCGGCCAGAATGCGAGGGCGCGCCCCGTTTTGTCGCCTGGTTCGAACCCGTGCACGAGGTGCTGCCGCAGGTGGCGCGCCACTTCGCCCGCCGCATGGGAGCTACCAGCTGGATGATCGCCACGCCCGCTGCCAGCATGCTGTGGGATGGCACGACCTTGCACGCGGGCCCCGCACTGATGCAGGGCGCAGCCGATATCGACGATGCGGGCGAAGCCCTGTGGCTGACCTACTACCGCAGCATCTTCAATCCCGCGCGCGTGAATGCGGATTTGCTGCACAGCCATATCCCCTCGCGTTTCTGGAAGAATTTGCCGGAAGGGGGCATCGTGCCCGCCATGCTCAGCGGCGCCGCCAACGGCGAACGCCGCACGGGCCAGACGGCCAGCGTGGGCCAGCGCAGCGGCGCCACCATGATTCCGATTGCAGCCGAGCGCGCCCAGCCAGTGCGCGAAGTAGCGACAAGCCTGGACCAGTGCCGCCGCTGCGAACTGTGGAAAAGCGCCACGCAAGCCGTGCCCGGCATTGGCCCGGCACAGGCGCGCATCATGCTCGTGGGCGAGCAGCCGGGCGACCAGGAAGACCTGGCGGGACTGCCGTTTGTGGGCCCGGCCGGCGCGCTGCTCGAGCAAGCCATGCAGGAAGCGGGCATGGCGCGCGACAGCATCTATCTGACCAACGCCGTCAAGCATTTCAAATGGGAACCACGCGGCAAGCGCCGCCTGCACAAGACGCCCGCGCAACGCGAGATCCTCGCCTGTCATGGCTGGCTGGAAGAAGAGATTGAGCGCGTCCAGCCGCAGGTGATCGTGGCGCTGGGCAGCACGGCCTTGAAGTCCATCCTGCAGGATGGCGCGGCGAGCATGACGCCGCTGATCGGCACGCCGGTCCAGCATGCGGGGCGCTCGGTGATTGCCGCGTATCACCCGGCGTATGTGCTGCGCGCACCGGATGAGTCCAGCCGGCGGCAGGCTTACGCGGTGATAGTGGCGGGGCTGCGGCAGGCGCTGCGGCTAGAGCAGGATAGCCATCACAGCGTTGTCGCCGGCACATCCTGCCCCTCATCGCGCCGCGCATAA
- the modB gene encoding molybdate ABC transporter permease subunit: MDIAWTALALSLKVATWATALNLLLGIGTGYLLARTRFPGRELLDALLTLPMVMPPTVLGYYLLVLLGRRGTLGIWLQDNFGINLIFTWQGAVIASTVVAFPLVFKPARAAFEAVDGQLEQAARVLGISEMAIFFRVTLPLAWRGILAGVLLGFVRALGEFGATLMVAGSIPGKTQTLSVAVYEAVQAGQDDVANTLVVIISVVCIVVLLLAGRLAPGRVAHKGR; the protein is encoded by the coding sequence ATGGATATCGCCTGGACCGCGCTGGCCCTGTCGCTCAAAGTGGCGACATGGGCCACGGCGCTCAACTTGTTGCTCGGCATCGGTACGGGCTATCTGCTGGCGCGCACGCGTTTTCCCGGGCGCGAGCTGCTCGACGCCCTGTTGACCCTGCCGATGGTGATGCCGCCGACCGTGCTCGGCTATTACCTGCTGGTGCTGCTGGGCCGGCGCGGCACCCTGGGCATCTGGCTGCAGGACAACTTCGGCATCAACCTGATTTTTACATGGCAGGGCGCCGTGATCGCTTCCACCGTGGTCGCCTTTCCCCTCGTCTTCAAGCCCGCGCGCGCCGCCTTCGAGGCCGTCGACGGCCAGCTCGAGCAGGCGGCCCGCGTGCTGGGCATTTCGGAAATGGCGATCTTCTTTCGCGTCACGTTGCCGCTGGCCTGGCGCGGCATCCTGGCCGGCGTGCTGCTGGGATTCGTGCGCGCGCTGGGCGAGTTTGGCGCCACCCTGATGGTGGCCGGCAGCATTCCCGGCAAGACACAGACCCTGTCGGTGGCCGTGTATGAAGCCGTGCAGGCGGGCCAGGACGACGTGGCCAATACGCTGGTCGTGATCATCTCGGTGGTCTGCATCGTGGTGCTGCTGTTGGCTGGCCGCCTGGCGCCCGGGCGCGTCGCGCACAAAGGACGCTGA
- the modA gene encoding molybdate ABC transporter substrate-binding protein yields the protein MRLTSLATLLGAALFATAASSALAGEVVVSAAASLTNAFKEAAQGYEAQYPGSKVSLNFAASGVLLQQIVKGAPVDVFASADQETMDAAQKQGFVLPAERMDFVGNSLVLIVPHDSKLGIKSLADLTHKGVTRVAIANPASVPVGRYSEGALKKAKLWDAVQPKAIGTQNVRQSLDYVARGEVDAGFVYATDAAIMKDKVNVVLEVPLDAPVLYPIATIKGSGNGAEAKRFVSYLQTAPAQAILAKYGFKKP from the coding sequence ATGCGCCTCACCTCCCTCGCCACACTGCTCGGCGCCGCCCTCTTCGCCACCGCCGCCTCGTCCGCCCTTGCCGGTGAAGTGGTCGTGTCGGCCGCGGCCAGCCTGACGAATGCGTTCAAGGAGGCGGCGCAGGGCTATGAGGCGCAGTATCCGGGCAGCAAGGTGTCCTTGAACTTCGCCGCTTCGGGCGTGTTGCTGCAGCAGATCGTCAAGGGCGCGCCCGTGGACGTGTTTGCCTCGGCCGACCAGGAAACCATGGATGCGGCGCAAAAGCAGGGCTTCGTCTTGCCGGCCGAGCGCATGGACTTCGTCGGCAACAGCCTGGTGCTGATCGTGCCGCACGATAGCAAGCTGGGCATCAAGAGCCTGGCTGACCTGACGCACAAGGGCGTGACCCGCGTGGCCATCGCCAATCCGGCCAGTGTGCCCGTCGGCCGTTATTCCGAAGGCGCGCTGAAGAAGGCGAAGCTGTGGGACGCCGTGCAACCGAAAGCCATCGGCACGCAGAACGTGCGCCAGTCGCTCGACTACGTGGCGCGCGGCGAAGTCGATGCGGGCTTTGTCTACGCGACCGACGCGGCCATCATGAAAGACAAGGTGAACGTGGTGCTGGAGGTGCCGCTGGACGCGCCCGTGCTGTATCCGATCGCCACCATCAAGGGCAGCGGCAATGGGGCGGAAGCGAAGCGCTTCGTCAGCTATTTGCAGACGGCGCCGGCGCAAGCCATCCTCGCCAAGTACGGTTTCAAGAAACCATAA
- a CDS encoding TOBE domain-containing protein, whose product MTVGGENLGGAGRVELLGAIAECGSITQAAKLVKMSYKAAWDAIDAMNNLAGEPLVERLTGGKGGGGTRLTQRGRQLVDNFRIIEREHARYLRQLGSQAEGIADDLLLIRRMAMKTTARNQFLGKVAELKQGAVNDEVTLELPGGQHIVAIVTQGSSASLGLVPGAEAFALIKASSIILVADSEGARFSARNQLAGTVTRVQTGAVNTEVVLDLPRGGTIAAIITNQSSTDLGIELGSSVTAMFKASSVILGVPA is encoded by the coding sequence ATGACGGTGGGCGGGGAAAACCTGGGCGGCGCCGGCAGGGTGGAATTGCTGGGCGCCATCGCCGAATGCGGTTCCATCACGCAGGCGGCCAAGTTGGTAAAGATGAGCTACAAGGCGGCCTGGGACGCCATCGACGCGATGAACAACCTGGCCGGCGAGCCGCTGGTCGAGCGCCTGACGGGCGGCAAGGGCGGCGGCGGCACGCGGCTCACGCAGCGGGGGCGCCAGCTGGTCGACAATTTCCGCATCATCGAACGCGAGCATGCGCGCTACCTGCGCCAGCTGGGCAGCCAGGCCGAAGGCATCGCCGACGATCTTTTACTCATACGGAGAATGGCCATGAAAACGACGGCGCGTAATCAATTCCTCGGCAAGGTGGCCGAACTGAAACAGGGCGCCGTCAACGACGAAGTCACCCTGGAATTGCCGGGCGGCCAGCACATCGTGGCCATCGTCACGCAGGGCAGCAGCGCAAGCCTGGGCCTGGTGCCGGGCGCGGAAGCGTTTGCGCTGATCAAGGCTTCGTCCATCATCCTCGTGGCCGACAGCGAAGGCGCACGCTTTTCCGCCCGCAACCAGCTGGCCGGCACGGTCACGCGCGTGCAGACAGGTGCCGTCAACACGGAAGTGGTGCTGGACTTGCCGCGCGGCGGCACGATCGCCGCCATCATCACCAATCAGAGCAGCACGGACCTGGGTATCGAACTTGGCAGCAGCGTGACGGCGATGTTTAAAGCATCTAGTGTGATCCTCGGTGTACCGGCGTAA
- a CDS encoding putative DNA modification/repair radical SAM protein translates to MELTDKLEILADAAKYDASCASSGAPKRDSIGKDGFGATSGMGICHSYTPDGRCVSLLKVLLTNYCLYDCQYCVNRRTSNVPRARFTVAEVVKLTSDFYLRNYIDGLFLSSGIIQSADYTMEQLVQVARELREVHQFRGYIHLKTIPDADPALIAQAGRYADRLSVNIELPTQDSVQKLAPEKSVHTIKLAMGSIRRKLDEKAEEPRAPRFAPAGQSTQMIVGADASDDQQILSTAETLYGSYKLKRVYYSAFSPIPDSPKSVPLAPPPMLREHRLYQADFLLRSYGFQASELLPATGGNLALDIDPKLAWALAHREHFPLDLNRAAQHMIARVPGIGLRNAQRIVDLRRLRQVRYADLSRLRCSMKKIAPFIITADYFPARDTTASEHLRRAMAEAPQQMNLWPELQAA, encoded by the coding sequence ATGGAATTGACGGACAAGCTGGAAATCCTGGCCGACGCGGCCAAGTACGACGCGTCCTGCGCCAGCAGCGGCGCGCCCAAGCGCGATTCCATCGGCAAGGATGGCTTTGGCGCCACCTCGGGCATGGGCATTTGCCACAGCTACACGCCGGACGGGCGCTGCGTCTCGCTGCTGAAAGTGCTGCTGACGAATTACTGCCTGTACGACTGCCAGTACTGCGTCAACCGCCGCACGTCGAACGTGCCGCGCGCGCGCTTTACCGTGGCCGAAGTGGTGAAACTGACGAGCGACTTTTACCTGCGCAACTACATCGACGGCCTGTTCCTCAGTTCCGGCATCATCCAGTCGGCCGACTATACGATGGAGCAGCTGGTGCAGGTGGCGCGCGAGTTGCGCGAGGTGCATCAGTTCCGCGGCTACATCCATTTGAAAACCATTCCCGACGCCGATCCGGCCCTGATCGCGCAGGCGGGCCGCTATGCCGACCGGCTCAGCGTCAATATCGAACTGCCGACACAGGACAGCGTGCAAAAGCTGGCGCCGGAAAAGAGCGTGCATACGATCAAGCTGGCGATGGGGTCGATACGCCGCAAGCTCGACGAGAAAGCGGAAGAACCGCGCGCGCCGCGTTTCGCGCCGGCCGGGCAAAGCACGCAGATGATCGTCGGCGCCGACGCCAGCGACGACCAGCAGATCCTCTCCACGGCAGAGACCTTGTACGGCAGTTATAAACTCAAACGCGTGTACTACTCGGCCTTCAGCCCGATCCCCGACAGTCCGAAAAGCGTGCCGCTGGCGCCGCCGCCCATGCTGCGCGAACACCGGTTGTACCAGGCCGATTTCCTGCTGCGCAGCTATGGTTTCCAGGCCAGCGAACTGCTGCCCGCCACGGGCGGCAACCTGGCGCTCGATATCGACCCGAAACTGGCGTGGGCGCTGGCCCACCGCGAACATTTTCCGCTCGACTTGAACCGCGCGGCGCAGCACATGATCGCCCGCGTGCCCGGCATCGGCCTGCGCAATGCCCAGCGCATCGTCGATCTGCGGCGGCTGCGGCAGGTGCGCTACGCCGACCTGTCCCGCCTGCGCTGCAGCATGAAGAAAATCGCGCCGTTCATCATCACGGCCGACTACTTTCCCGCACGCGACACGACCGCCTCGGAACACCTGCGGCGCGCCATGGCGGAGGCGCCGCAGCAGATGAATCTGTGGCCGGAGCTGCAGGCCGCATGA
- a CDS encoding response regulator, which yields MKPLGIKAKVALATSLTSIAMIALVTMIQVQHMRDDFTRVLLSQQSSLISRTAAELDDKLGMLLQIVTLTARQQPPELMAQPAQLREYYSRRSMLVLFDDVLVLDAHGAVVADMPEVAGRTGINVAEREYFQTVLRTRQPMITEPMLGKSSGMPIVQMVAPVLAADGQVAGVVIGVLRLYKDNLLGRLRSEKIGKSGYYFILTRGAVPRYVLHPDTSRLLQPRQPNANLTTTQLLKEDGEGSMVSTNSRGITAVNSFKRLKSVNWLLATSLPVADAFEPFDGVLYRLVLWSILASLLAAFVLGWVTVRLLSPLVRLRDTLLALRTSGSRFTPVPVQQRDEIGELTEAFNGLMSERDRLQQELESRAAELEQERDRAEAANRAKSDFVANMSHEIRTPLNAVLGMVYLLGNTKLDTEQRKYLTMVRVAGQSLLGILNDVLDYSKIEARRMELSPVEFDLDEVMNTLATTMTMNAGEKELELAIAVEPDVPRRLVGDAQRLQQILVNLAGNAIKFTENGEVVVAVSLAESRSESGRAWLRFEVRDTGIGMTELQQQQLFAAFSQGDQSITRRFGGTGLGLAISKQLIHMMGGDIAVASSEGKGSRFWFSVPFEMLAQPAETRRTPALGQLRLLVADDNRTTRELIVKLIEAWGWLADEVDSGFAAIELYRERLAQQQPYDVVLADWHMPVMDGLATAKAIRQAASGQRQPIVVMVNAFARNHLEEISSAAEADVVLMKPITGSSLFDALHQALITKNDGGEQRILHQPLGTELAGVHFLLVEDNHLNQAVARGILEHMGATLDVVGDGLQAVERLRTEALRYDIVLMDMQMPVMDGFSATHIIRTELRLSLPVIAMTAGVLASERERCMTAGISDFIAKPVVVEEMMEVILRHLPKRPPVQTAEPVRVADEEVFSMAPLMRVMGRDAKGRGVLRRMVEDALNKGMTPVRDAETALQAGRHSDVARILHSVRGSVGTLGTKRLIRAAFATEEAIDAGRLDEVPSLLAHTAQELELALAAAADWLSRLKD from the coding sequence ATGAAGCCTCTCGGCATCAAAGCAAAAGTCGCGCTGGCCACCAGCCTGACCTCGATCGCCATGATCGCGCTGGTCACCATGATCCAGGTGCAGCATATGCGCGACGACTTCACGCGAGTACTGCTGAGCCAGCAGTCGTCCCTGATCAGCCGCACCGCTGCCGAGCTCGACGACAAGCTGGGCATGCTGCTGCAGATCGTCACCCTGACGGCCAGGCAGCAGCCGCCGGAACTGATGGCCCAGCCGGCCCAATTGCGCGAATACTATTCGCGCCGCTCGATGCTGGTGCTGTTCGACGACGTGCTGGTGCTCGACGCGCATGGCGCCGTCGTGGCCGACATGCCGGAAGTGGCGGGGCGCACGGGCATCAACGTTGCCGAGCGCGAGTATTTCCAGACCGTGCTGCGCACGCGCCAGCCCATGATCACCGAGCCGATGCTCGGCAAGTCGAGCGGCATGCCCATCGTGCAGATGGTCGCGCCCGTGCTGGCCGCCGATGGCCAGGTGGCCGGCGTGGTGATCGGCGTGCTGCGCCTGTACAAGGACAACCTGCTGGGACGCCTGCGCTCGGAAAAGATCGGCAAGAGCGGCTATTACTTCATCCTCACGCGCGGCGCCGTGCCGCGCTACGTGCTGCATCCCGATACCAGCCGCTTGCTGCAGCCGCGCCAGCCGAACGCCAACCTGACGACCACCCAGCTGCTGAAGGAAGATGGCGAAGGCAGCATGGTCAGCACCAACAGCCGCGGCATCACGGCCGTCAACAGCTTCAAGCGTTTGAAATCGGTGAACTGGCTGCTGGCTACCTCGCTGCCCGTCGCGGACGCCTTCGAACCGTTCGATGGCGTGCTGTACCGGCTGGTGCTGTGGAGCATCCTCGCTTCGCTGCTGGCCGCATTTGTTCTGGGCTGGGTCACCGTGCGCCTGCTGTCGCCGCTGGTGCGCCTGCGCGACACCCTGCTGGCCCTGCGCACCAGCGGCAGCCGTTTCACCCCCGTGCCGGTGCAGCAGCGCGACGAGATCGGCGAACTGACGGAAGCGTTCAATGGCCTGATGAGCGAACGCGACCGCCTGCAGCAGGAACTCGAATCGCGCGCGGCCGAACTGGAGCAGGAACGCGACCGGGCCGAGGCCGCCAACCGCGCGAAGAGCGATTTCGTGGCCAACATGAGCCATGAAATCCGCACGCCACTCAATGCCGTGCTGGGCATGGTGTATTTGCTGGGCAATACCAAGCTCGATACGGAACAGCGCAAGTATCTGACCATGGTGCGCGTGGCGGGCCAGTCGCTGCTGGGCATCCTCAACGACGTGCTCGATTATTCGAAGATCGAGGCGCGCCGCATGGAACTGTCGCCCGTCGAATTCGACCTCGACGAAGTCATGAATACCCTCGCCACCACGATGACGATGAATGCGGGCGAAAAGGAGCTGGAACTGGCCATCGCCGTCGAGCCCGACGTGCCGCGGCGCCTCGTGGGCGACGCCCAGCGCCTGCAGCAAATCCTCGTCAACCTGGCCGGCAACGCCATCAAGTTCACGGAGAACGGCGAAGTGGTGGTGGCCGTCAGCCTGGCCGAGAGCAGGAGCGAGAGCGGCCGCGCCTGGCTGCGCTTCGAAGTGCGCGACACGGGCATCGGCATGACGGAACTGCAGCAACAGCAGCTGTTTGCCGCGTTTTCGCAGGGCGACCAGAGCATCACGCGCCGCTTCGGCGGCACGGGCCTGGGCCTGGCCATCAGCAAGCAGCTGATCCACATGATGGGCGGCGACATCGCCGTCGCCAGCAGCGAAGGCAAGGGCAGCCGCTTCTGGTTCAGCGTGCCGTTCGAGATGCTGGCGCAGCCAGCCGAAACGCGGCGCACGCCGGCACTGGGCCAGCTGCGCCTGCTGGTGGCCGACGATAACCGCACCACGCGCGAACTGATCGTCAAGCTGATCGAGGCGTGGGGCTGGCTGGCCGACGAAGTCGATTCCGGCTTTGCCGCCATCGAACTGTACCGCGAACGCCTGGCGCAGCAGCAACCGTACGACGTGGTGCTGGCCGACTGGCACATGCCCGTCATGGACGGCCTGGCCACGGCCAAGGCCATCCGCCAGGCGGCCAGCGGCCAGCGCCAGCCCATCGTGGTGATGGTCAACGCCTTCGCCCGCAACCACCTCGAGGAAATTTCCAGCGCGGCCGAGGCCGACGTCGTGCTGATGAAACCGATCACGGGATCGAGCCTGTTCGATGCCCTGCACCAGGCACTGATCACCAAGAACGACGGCGGCGAGCAGCGCATCCTGCACCAGCCACTGGGCACGGAACTGGCCGGCGTGCATTTCCTGCTGGTGGAAGACAATCATTTGAACCAGGCCGTGGCGCGCGGCATCCTCGAACACATGGGCGCCACCCTCGACGTGGTGGGCGACGGCTTGCAAGCCGTGGAACGGCTGCGCACGGAAGCGCTGCGCTACGACATCGTGCTGATGGACATGCAGATGCCCGTCATGGACGGTTTCAGCGCCACCCACATCATCCGCACGGAGCTGCGCCTGAGCCTGCCCGTGATCGCCATGACGGCCGGCGTGCTGGCATCCGAGCGCGAGCGCTGCATGACGGCCGGCATCAGCGACTTCATCGCCAAGCCCGTGGTGGTGGAAGAGATGATGGAAGTCATCCTGCGCCACCTGCCCAAGCGCCCGCCAGTGCAGACGGCCGAGCCCGTACGCGTCGCCGATGAAGAGGTGTTTTCCATGGCGCCGCTGATGCGCGTGATGGGACGTGACGCGAAGGGGCGCGGTGTACTGCGGCGCATGGTCGAAGACGCGCTGAACAAGGGCATGACGCCCGTACGCGACGCGGAAACAGCATTGCAGGCAGGCCGCCACAGCGACGTGGCGCGTATCCTGCACAGCGTGCGCGGCTCCGTCGGCACCCTGGGCACGAAACGCCTGATCCGCGCCGCGTTCGCCACCGAGGAAGCCATCGACGCGGGTCGCCTGGATGAAGTCCCAAGCCTGCTGGCGCACACGGCGCAGGAGCTGGAACTGGCGCTGGCGGCGGCGGCGGATTGGTTGTCGCGGTTGAAGGATTAG
- a CDS encoding bile acid:sodium symporter family protein, whose protein sequence is MSSFSPAALLRNLKPDNFTIALLVTVALATFLPCTGQTAVVFGNITTVAIGALFFLHGAKLSREAVVAGAMHWRLHLLVLASTFVLFPLLGLALRPLALTFLTPDLYMGILFLCALPSTVQSSIAMTAMARGNVPAAICSASASNFIGIFLAPILVGLLVAKGAESKSSVDAVLSIVMQLLLPFLAGQFLRRWIGRWVDRHKATLKYVDQGSILLVVYTAFSEAVSEGLWHTISVETLVALGLISTLLLALVLGISTFVSRRLGFNKEDEIAIVFCASKKSLASGVPMAKVLFSTRSLGMVILPLMLFHQIQLMICAVIAQRYARRDEGQDVPATTL, encoded by the coding sequence ATGTCTTCTTTTTCTCCCGCTGCCCTGCTGCGCAATCTGAAACCCGATAATTTCACCATCGCCCTGCTCGTCACCGTGGCGCTGGCCACCTTCCTGCCCTGCACGGGCCAGACGGCCGTGGTCTTCGGCAACATCACCACGGTCGCCATCGGCGCCCTGTTCTTCCTGCACGGCGCCAAGCTGTCGCGCGAAGCCGTGGTGGCCGGCGCCATGCACTGGCGCTTGCACTTGCTGGTGCTGGCCAGCACCTTTGTCCTGTTTCCACTCTTGGGCCTGGCGCTGCGCCCGCTGGCGCTGACCTTCCTCACGCCCGACCTGTACATGGGCATCTTGTTCCTGTGCGCGTTGCCGTCGACCGTGCAATCCTCGATCGCCATGACGGCCATGGCGCGCGGCAACGTGCCGGCCGCCATCTGCAGCGCCTCGGCCTCGAACTTCATCGGCATCTTCCTCGCCCCCATCCTCGTCGGCTTGCTGGTGGCCAAGGGCGCGGAAAGCAAGTCGTCGGTCGATGCCGTGCTGTCCATCGTCATGCAGCTGCTGTTGCCATTCTTGGCCGGGCAATTCCTGCGCCGCTGGATCGGCCGCTGGGTCGACCGCCATAAAGCCACCCTGAAATACGTCGACCAGGGTTCGATCTTGCTGGTGGTCTACACGGCCTTCAGCGAAGCCGTCAGCGAAGGCCTGTGGCATACGATTTCCGTGGAAACCCTGGTCGCCCTGGGCCTGATCAGCACCTTGCTGCTGGCGCTGGTGCTGGGCATCTCCACCTTCGTCAGCCGCCGCCTGGGCTTCAACAAGGAAGATGAAATCGCCATCGTCTTTTGCGCCTCGAAGAAAAGCCTGGCCAGCGGCGTACCGATGGCCAAGGTGCTGTTTTCCACGCGTTCGCTGGGCATGGTGATCTTGCCGCTGATGCTGTTTCACCAGATTCAGCTGATGATCTGTGCCGTGATCGCGCAGCGTTATGCGCGGCGCGATGAGGGGCAGGATGTGCCGGCGACAACGCTGTGA